GATGGCAAACTCAATCCACTTAagtaatatattttatttaccaTACAACTTTTCCCCAGGATTCAATATTCTGGCAAATCCAAAATCTGTCAATTTGACGTTCAAGCTGTCATCCAGAAGAATGTTTTCTGGCTTAAGATCACGATGGGCAATATTCAGTCTATGAACATGTTGCAGGGCTTCAAATAACTGCTTCATAATGTacctttaaaaatgtttacataAAAGCAACCATAATTTGAACTGTATGATATTACATACTTGGTTTTCTTCTCAGAGAGAGTAACAACACTAGTAAGGTAATCAAAAAGTTCCCCATTTCTACACAACtcgaaaacaagaaatatgaaTGTCTCGGATTCAAAAACATCATGCagttcaactaaaaaaaaaacaaaacaattaaataatttttttgtttgtcatttCCCATTTCCACATTTCCCAAAAATTCTTACTGATATAAGGATGTCCGGCTACTCTGCGTAAAATAGCAATCTCTCTTAGAGTAGCTTCTCTCATGGCAGGTCCTTCTATTTCAGAAGGATCACCATTAATGTCCATGATTTTGCACGCATATTCGCGcccagtttctttttccacaCACCTCCTCACAGTGGAACTCACAcctctaaaattaaaaatgtatgacaatgttttaaaatgtatCAATGGGGGTAAAATGTGGACATGCATGGACGCACCTTCCAAGTATCTCCTTGGGCTCGTACTTGGCGTAAAATTCTTTCGCCACATCTTGTGAAGGGAGAGTGTCGTCTGTTTCGTCTCTCGCCATCACAACTTACAAAACGAACTAATTTTTACAATTTATCTATCCAACTTTAATCAATGGACGAGAACAACGTGAACTTGAAGGGTCTCCTAAGGTCGTCTGTTACGTAGTCGTGagcaaaacaaaagcaaaaatagTCAACGAAAACGAAAGCAAGTCAACGACATCTATGATCAAaactttattttccctttcagGTTTAGCATAGCATATAGAAATTGCAAAATAGCATTTTAAGAATATCACTTTAGCGACTCTTTATCTCTCTGATGCCATATTATTCGCTCTttcagggaaaaaaaatatattgtgtAAAAAccaagcaacaacaacatcctctttctttgtttttacatTACACAAGAACAGATTTCAGACTTGTACGATTCGCCCAACGTTAGGATCACAAAAGTCGCAACCGTTTaatacatttgaaattttgaatataTAATATGAGGCATCGGTGTTAAGGTGAATGAACAACCATGTAAGTAACTCAGAAAAGTTGGACAAGATATGAGGTACTGCCGTCTTTCCATTTAGGATCTTCGGCTACCGTTGAACGACACATTGGGCATGTTCTTTCTCGATCCAACCACATGGACAAGCAGTCTTCGCAGAAGATGTGTTTACATGAAAGAAAGATTGGTTTCCTGTATCCATCGTGACAGATGGGACACATAGGGCCTGCGTTCTGTAGTTGTTCATTGGAAGGATGAGCCCCATAGCGCTaaattattaagaaaaagaagaaatattacGTTCCAATAATGAGTGAAATGACGATGATTCGATCTTACCGTGCTTTGAAGCAGTTTTGAAACTGAAAGCTTCCATTTTCTGACGAGCTTGATAGCTCTATAAGCTTTACAGGTTAAATATATCCCACACAAACAGACTCCAACGAGCGTATCATAGAAGAAAATGCTTGAACTTTCACTCGACTGACTGTTAAGAAGGTAGTGAATCCATGGTGGTACTGCTGCTAGGGCTCGGTAGAGGTGAGAAGATCTTTCGATGAAAGCGAAGCATTTTCCCTGgaaaacaataaagaaaatcgttcagcaacaataaaatattaaaaaatttagttttctcaCCCGTCGAGAGATAGGAAACACGGCAATTGGAATGGCGGTAAGAATGCCTTTGAAAAGAACAGTAGCTAGTTTCAAAATATGGTCGGTTGTCGTCACGGCCCAAAATAAATTGGCTAGTGTTATTGGAGCGGAGTTAGGCATGAAAACCAAAAGACTAACATAaacataaacaaataaattggtattattattaaatcaaaca
This sequence is a window from Daphnia pulicaria isolate SC F1-1A chromosome 7, SC_F0-13Bv2, whole genome shotgun sequence. Protein-coding genes within it:
- the LOC124349744 gene encoding RING finger and transmembrane domain-containing protein 2-like, translating into MGSRPPPPSPPFQITFGSPSWRFQIQQGNNQQIVLSQWLQGQRSQQGRQGESLTEPPGQGQPVNSIETTVDISGSDNPVSNQSPSNEQTIPSPPTTQATPNASTNPFSAINQFLEQNPEMYGVLQTLLAYIPFLILILFKEIYKHTSDILVILALVVTFIHADRTVQREVSKQGKRELKPLGIIALNIVACVLLVHFLCGDNELYHSLLVFMPNSAPITLANLFWAVTTTDHILKLATVLFKGILTAIPIAVFPISRRGKCFAFIERSSHLYRALAAVPPWIHYLLNSQSSESSSIFFYDTLVGVCLCGIYLTCKAYRAIKLVRKWKLSVSKLLQSTRYGAHPSNEQLQNAGPMCPICHDGYRKPIFLSCKHIFCEDCLSMWLDRERTCPMCRSTVAEDPKWKDGSTSYLVQLF